The proteins below are encoded in one region of Euzebyales bacterium:
- a CDS encoding DUF1876 domain-containing protein — MENQKVFTVEVLVDETETTTNAKAVTTIGATTFGGWGRARRNPSDPNVPHIGEELATARALSDLAHKLLDSAADAIEHREGHPVHVHD; from the coding sequence ATGGAGAATCAGAAGGTCTTCACGGTCGAGGTACTGGTGGACGAGACCGAGACCACAACCAACGCCAAGGCAGTCACGACGATCGGCGCCACGACCTTCGGGGGCTGGGGTCGGGCACGGCGCAATCCCAGCGATCCGAACGTACCCCACATCGGCGAAGAGCTCGCGACCGCTCGCGCGCTGTCGGACCTTGCCCACAAGCTCCTGGATTCGGCTGCCGACGCCATCGAGCACCGCGAGGGCCACCCGGTCCACGTGCACGATTAG